ACGGAGATGATACAGTCATTAACACATAGACacgtaaaataatttaataaaatagaagtgATTCAAATACAATTGTGTCGGTTTTGGACACCGTAGacattttaaatcttaaatgtTGGTGCTACGTAGGTCTAGACACTACATTGAATTAAGTTATATTACTTGGAGagtttgttttgaaatctgAACAATATTTTGTATGATTCCGTCCTTTTTGTAGATAAGGAGACTATGGAAAACGGGCTTGTTTTACTTGATGCAAGGAATCTGTATGAAACAAGAATTGGAAAATTTTATGCACCAAATGTTGAAACCTTGGATCCGCAAGTTCGGCAGTACAGCGATTTTTCATCATGGATAGATGATAAGAGTGAGCAGTTGAAAGGCAAAAATATCCTGATGTGAGTTCTTCCATTAAACTTTTTGGTGGTAATTTTTGGTTCACTGTTGTCTTTCCTATTTTAATATGTTctagtaaatatttatttagtgaTTGGGGGAAGGGAGGTAGTATTTTCCATTACactgttatttttatatttgagtaACCTATAATTACTTGTGTGTAATTTCACTTGTTGGTTACAGGTATTGTACTGGTGGAATCAGGTGTGAAATGGCATCGGCATATATTAAGTCAAAAGGTGCTGGGTTTGAGAATGTGTTTCAGGTAAACTCCTAACCTACTCCTTATTTGAAAGCAAGAAGAAATTTTGATTAATATCATAGAATCATATTCATATTATGTTCATGctttataaattataacatAACTGCATTTGGGAACACACGAATGACAAAACAGACATAATGTCAGTCGTAGTGATGACCTTGATGACGACTGTTGAGTGTTGAAATCTTGTGGTAGCTTATacttttatatgaaaatttgttatttgttattAAACATAGTAAAAATGTCTTCATGCTGATGGCCAATATTacttgtaacttttttttttaattgtagttATTTGGTGGTATACAACGGTATTTGGAGCAATTCCCAGATGGTGGTTTTTTCAAAGGAaagaattttgtttttgatcACCGGTATGTCTTAAATTCTCAAATTTCTTTTTTGGCATGAATCTGTATGTATAATTTGTTATCCTGTCAGGATTggaatattgatattatattaagGCAAAGCTCtgcaaatgaaattattagagCTATGGCTTGCTGTGAGCCCATAACATAGCAATTGTTTTTGGATCTTTGTTGTGGTTAACCTTATATGACTAATTTAATTTGTGAACTGGTTATTTAACTTGGTCCTATATATTTAATAGTAAATATCGTTCCAATATCATTTAACTTGGGGATTTCAATGCAATGATGGAATAAATATCTATGTACACTACTGAGATTATCCGGTAGTGAATAATCTTGAAACCTGGTCAACATTATTATTGGGGTGCTGTTGCAACAATTGGATAGAATGAatccttattttatttcttgtggCTATAGGATATCAGTTGGAGGTTCAGATGCTAGTACAATTGGTGCCTGCCTTATTTGTCGCTGTTCCTTTGACGATTACTCTTCACGCTGTAGATGTACTTATTGCAGAATGCTTGTCTTGGTTTGTCATAGTTGCCAGGTATGATCTGTTATATTTTCCGTGCCTCCACCTTTTGTTTTCGTTCAACTAAAAACTCACTATTCTGAAGGAGTCAGAAGGGGGGAATAAAAGGAAATAGAAGTGAGTTGTTAATATATTGTGAAATTATATACTGAATCTAGTGGCCTCAAACATACTGCTGTTTTGGAGAACTAAACTAAGAattgtttttggtttttatatatACTAGTTTATGAAGTTCCCACGAAATTATAGTTAAGAGCTTGGTTCTGATTTTGTTTGTTGCAAACCGGCCTAACGCGAGTGTTGCTTTTGATTTCTTTTACTTGTAATTGGTTCTAGATAATAATAGTACTCAAGAACTTAAGTTTGTTATTAGgaaaaagttgaaattttcTCAACAAGCTGATTGCATAAGCCCCCAGCTATTACCATTTACTAGGTCATTACTCATTAGCATCATCAAAGTTGAGCATCAATCATGGTTGCATAATtgcattggagtaacatttatgCTGAAGCCTTGGCCCCTAAAACTTGGTTTAACTAGATTCCTGATCCTGAAGTACTAATCTATAAAATACATTCCTTCTTCCCTTAGTATTTTACTATCTTTACTTAGATATTTTGCTGTTTTGATTTCTTGCTTCTGATGTTATTGTGGTCTACCAGAATGAATCTGCACTGTACGTTTGTGAGCTATGCCAAAAACAGGGCAAGGCTGTTGGGTCAAAGCAGTTAATTGAAAATGATGATTCAGAAAAGTCACTGCAAGGTGTTGAGTTCCAGAATTTTTCTTCAGATACTATGCTGTTGGCTCAAGTGCCTAGGGGAGATGGTAAGGTCCGTGATCCATATTTCTTAAACAATTTTTGCTTTTACGTgctttttaatcaaatttaaagttACTGATTGTTAATTTTACATTTGTTGCAGTGTACTGAAAATTTTCAAGTCTCCTAAAATCTGAATTGTTGGAAATTGAAAACCCATCTATAATTTACCAGAAGTGTGCAATTCCTAACATCCTAATGAATAATGTTTCAGACGTAACAACCTCAAGAAAACTGAGAATCTTATGTTTGCATGGGTTTCGGCAGAATGCTTCCAGCTTTAAGGGAAGAACAGCATCGTTAGCCAAAAAACTCAAGAAAATTGCTGAATTTGTTTTTATAGACGCACCTCATGAAGTGCCCTTCATTTATCAAACACCCGTGCCAATGGCTCATGTGAATGGTGCATTATCCTCTTTGCCAGCTAGTCCTCCTCCGCCTTTGGAGAATTGCAAGAAGAAGTTTGCATGGTTCGTGGCACCCAATTTTGATGGAAGTAATGGTGTTGATTGGAAGGTAGCAGATGGTCCATTCGATCCACTTCAATACCAGCAGCAAACTGCTGGATATGACATTTCACTATCGCATTTAGAGAATGCGTTCTCCAAAGAAGGGCCGTTTGATGGAATCTTGGGATTTTCACAGGGAGCAGCAATGACTGCCATAATCTCATCACAACAAGAAAAGCTAAAAGGTAAAATGGACTTCAAATTTGTTGTCTTGTGCTCTGGCTTTGCTCTCAAATTGAAGGAGATGGAGTATAGCCCTATCAAGTGCCCTTCTCTTCATATATTTGGTAATGAACATGGTCAAGACAGACAGATAGCCAACCAAGCAAGCAAGGACCTTGCTTCTCTATATGACAGCGGTTGTTCTGTGATCATTGAACATGACTGCGGTCATATAATTCCTACCCGGTCACCATATATTGACGAGATTAAGGCTTTCCTTGGGCGGTTTCTGTAAGAGGTATAACGGAAAACATCTCACTATTTGAAGTTTACATTGTTAGTTTGTAACTTGATAAGTCTTGTCTTATATGCACCTTGCCCAAAAATTTGTACAATGCCCTATGGTTATGCAGTTGCCTAATTTAAACTAGTAAAGGTCACAGAAAATTACTAGATTGTACTGTGAGTTTGTAATCGTTATTAAGAATGTTGTGTGGTTTATAGAGTGGCCGAGGATGCGCATACAGCCATTTATCACTTCATCAAGGGGCAGGGTTTGTAGTTGGCCACCTTTGCCTTGAATTAGATTATTCTTATGTTGTTTCTTGCATGGAAAATTTAACGCTTTGAGCATTAGAGATTTGTCTTTCATGAATCAAACGTGTCTCATGAAGATGAGATAGCAATTGTGTTCGGGTGCAAGTGCACAGGGTAGCATGGTAGACATCTTTTCATCTTGAAAAGGGTAGGCAAAACTTGGCTTAAGTGTGGATTCAGGAAAGaaagttattgaaaaatatattaaaagatgaCTTTCAAAAATAGGATTCATTAAAAAGTGTGTATTTTGTTCCCAGTAtttttttgagtgaatttaagcCATCAATTCTTcgattgtttaaatttaaagtcacttttatttatttaaatatctcaAACTCccattatttattcaaaattttaaccaattgaatggattaaattgttttattcaattttatactTAAAGTTTCCCCATCAAAATATCACACTTTCTTCCTTTTCAAACCATAACATTACATTTTGCAAATTTccttaaattttatcaatttttcatTAAATACCCAATTTCTAAatctcaaaaattattttatgactCAAAACACATTAACTGAGGATATGTTCCACCATGACTATGAAGTTGAATTAAAGAATCTTAAATGTctcaaagagaaaataaaagttcaactaatataaattatatatatatatatatattaatttatatacacagaCAATGTGAATTGTTTTACACATacgttaaataaaaaatgtcaaatagATATTTGCAGAGATAATTTGGTAACTAACATAAAAAAGTGccatcataaaataatttaattgaatgtaTGTATACAAAAGTTTTACATTATtgatatatacaaattaaaacaataacttaaataactaaattatctAATTGCATATTCCATCATTAACtccaaatattttgataaaatatgaaaattcaaGGAGATTGTGTAAAAAATAACTGACAGTAAAAATGTATTTGCTTCAAAAATAGGCTGAATTCATTTGAAGGAAACTTAAACAAAAACGACGAGGCACAAATCAAGCGATTGCAAAGTGCAAAGGTGGGTGAAGTGAAGCTCTCTTACTCTTAAACCCTTCCTTACAGTTTAAACCTCTATTCTTGCGAGTTTAACGCAAAAGATAGAAGAAGCATAAGGGAGATGCAGCGTGTTGTAAGAAAACTAACCAACACATATTCACAAAGACAGGTATAATATCGCTTTGTACTCGTATTCACTCCAAACCGATTTTTAGTTTCATTTCTTCAAATTCAGCTATTTACTCTATTCACATATCacaactacattttttttttagcaTTAGAAGctatatgattaatgatatgtcatatttatattctatttgTTTGGCTACTAAATCAACAAGGGAATAATCATGTCATTCATTTTAGTTACTTTCCACTAATTTGAAAGGTTCGTTCGCAGGTTCTAGGTTTTCGTTCCTATTGCAATGACAGGGTTGCTGTTGATGTTGGACAACCAACCCCTGCATCTCATCCACAGGTACAGTAATTTCACATCATCCTCTTTTTGGTACCAATGAGaatgtataaattaatatgaaatttcCATGAAAGCACAAATCTTTAAGAATTTAATTACCAGCATTGATAGtagttttaaaatgttttatacaTACATCTAATTGTTTTTACTTAGTAGATATTTGTTCAAATATTTTAGAAGTAGAATTTTTTATTACGATAGTACACTATGGTAAAGTATGATTGAACgtgtatttcaatttttttaaactgtCACCGCataactattaaaaataaaatttatttgaaagagAAAACTAATTTTTAGAAGTTAGCATTAGATGGTAAAATACTATCATTAAActgtatatatttaattaatttaaaaagtaaaaatgaaaaattgtaaAATGTAAGACTTTTAGAGTGTCTGaagtattaaccaagtgtttgACTTTGACATGCTTACTAATGACTATTTTCAAGCATTTAACTGGAATACTTATTTGTTAAAACTAATTTGCATTTTTCCTCATAATTTTATGTTGCATTGTAGCTTCTAAAAGATGGGGAGATCACACCAGGCATATCTAGTGAGGAATACAtcctaagaagaaaaaaaatgttggaaCTTCTCCCGGAGAAAAGTTTGGCTATCATTGCTGCTGCCCCAGTAAAGATGATGACAGATGTCGTGCCTTATACATTTCGACAAGATGCTGATTACTTGTATATTACAGGCTGCCAACAACCTGGTGGTGTGGCCATTTTAGGGCATGACTTTGGTTTATGCATGTTCATGCCAGAAGCCAAGCCTTATGTGAGTCTGATATATGATATCTTTATAGTTATTTCTTAAAACTAAAACACTATTGTTGTTTGTAATGGAATATGTTATGCAATGCTTATCTATgccataaattcaaattttactattattgttattactattactattattattattgttgttgttgtttttattattattattattattattattattattattattattattattat
The genomic region above belongs to Cicer arietinum cultivar CDC Frontier isolate Library 1 chromosome 4, Cicar.CDCFrontier_v2.0, whole genome shotgun sequence and contains:
- the LOC101505323 gene encoding rhodanese-like domain-containing protein 6 isoform X2 yields the protein MSNDNKDTGQYGVLLYYKYVDIPNLNDLLTFYRSNCSSLNLLGRVRLSSHGVNVTVGGSLSSLQRHIEALNALSTLFHGTDFKLAACHQPLNDDVAKECGFTSLSIRIVKELVTLSSHPLLKSPEISNAGRHLSALEFHSTLHNANKETMENGLVLLDARNLYETRIGKFYAPNVETLDPQVRQYSDFSSWIDDKSEQLKGKNILMYCTGGIRCEMASAYIKSKGAGFENVFQLFGGIQRYLEQFPDGGFFKGKNFVFDHRISVGGSDASTIGACLICRCSFDDYSSRCRCTYCRMLVLVCHSCQNESALYVCELCQKQGKAKCAIPNILMNNVSDVTTSRKLRILCLHGFRQNASSFKGRTASLAKKLKKIAEFVFIDAPHEVPFIYQTPVPMAHVNGALSSLPASPPPPLENCKKKFAWFVAPNFDGSNGVDWKVADGPFDPLQYQQQTAGYDISLSHLENAFSKEGPFDGILGFSQGAAMTAIISSQQEKLKGKMDFKFVVLCSGFALKLKEMEYSPIKCPSLHIFGNEHGQDRQIANQASKDLASLYDSGCSVIIEHDCGHIIPTRSPYIDEIKAFLGRFL
- the LOC101505323 gene encoding rhodanese-like domain-containing protein 6 isoform X1, with protein sequence MSNDNKDTGQYGVLLYYKYVDIPNLNDLLTFYRSNCSSLNLLGRVRLSSHGVNVTVGGSLSSLQRHIEALNALSTLFHGTDFKLAACHQPLNDDVAKECGFTSLSIRIVKELVTLSSHPLLKSPEISNAGRHLSALEFHSTLHNANKETMENGLVLLDARNLYETRIGKFYAPNVETLDPQVRQYSDFSSWIDDKSEQLKGKNILMYCTGGIRCEMASAYIKSKGAGFENVFQLFGGIQRYLEQFPDGGFFKGKNFVFDHRISVGGSDASTIGACLICRCSFDDYSSRCRCTYCRMLVLVCHSCQNESALYVCELCQKQGKAVGSKQLIENDDSEKSLQGVEFQNFSSDTMLLAQVPRGDDVTTSRKLRILCLHGFRQNASSFKGRTASLAKKLKKIAEFVFIDAPHEVPFIYQTPVPMAHVNGALSSLPASPPPPLENCKKKFAWFVAPNFDGSNGVDWKVADGPFDPLQYQQQTAGYDISLSHLENAFSKEGPFDGILGFSQGAAMTAIISSQQEKLKGKMDFKFVVLCSGFALKLKEMEYSPIKCPSLHIFGNEHGQDRQIANQASKDLASLYDSGCSVIIEHDCGHIIPTRSPYIDEIKAFLGRFL